A single region of the Prevotella sp. HUN102 genome encodes:
- the miaB gene encoding tRNA (N6-isopentenyl adenosine(37)-C2)-methylthiotransferase MiaB — MKKLFIETYGCQMNVADSEVVASVMGMAGYEVCEKEEEADAIFLNTCSIRENAENKIYNRLETLYAEKKKGRNLILGVLGCMAERVRKDLIDNHYANLVCGPDSYLNLPEMIARCENGHNAMDVDLSTTETYRDVVPQRIGGNRVSGFVSIMRGCNNFCHYCIVPFTRGRERSRDVESILREVKDLHDKGFKEVTLLGQNVNSYGLLPNGKRPENGTSFAELLRKVAQSVPDMRVRFSTSNPEDMTEDILHAVAEEPNLCNHIHFPAQSGSNKVLKLMNRKYTREDYLEKVAAIRRIIPNCGLTTDIFVGYHDETLEDQEMTLSLVRECGFDSAFMFKYSERPGTYAAKHLPDNVSEEEKIRRLNELIKLQTEISAEQNRKDEGKEFDILLERFSKRSREQLMGRTEQNKAVIIPRGKHHIGETVRVRITGSSSATLIGEEVI; from the coding sequence ATGAAGAAACTCTTTATAGAGACATACGGCTGCCAGATGAACGTGGCAGACTCGGAAGTGGTTGCTTCCGTTATGGGAATGGCAGGATACGAAGTGTGTGAGAAAGAGGAAGAGGCTGACGCTATTTTCCTGAACACCTGTTCTATCCGCGAGAATGCAGAAAACAAGATTTACAACAGGCTTGAAACGCTTTATGCCGAGAAAAAGAAGGGCAGAAACCTCATTCTCGGCGTGCTCGGCTGTATGGCGGAGCGTGTTCGCAAGGATTTGATAGACAATCATTACGCCAATCTTGTGTGTGGACCGGACTCGTATCTCAATCTGCCCGAGATGATAGCACGCTGCGAGAACGGGCACAATGCGATGGATGTGGACCTGTCTACCACCGAAACCTATCGCGATGTAGTGCCCCAGCGCATCGGCGGCAACCGTGTTTCGGGATTCGTGAGCATTATGCGCGGCTGCAACAACTTCTGTCATTACTGCATCGTGCCGTTCACGCGTGGCCGTGAGCGTTCGCGCGACGTTGAAAGCATTCTCCGTGAGGTAAAGGATTTGCACGACAAGGGTTTTAAGGAAGTTACATTGTTGGGTCAGAACGTAAATTCCTACGGACTTCTGCCGAACGGCAAGCGTCCTGAAAACGGAACTTCGTTTGCCGAACTTCTCCGAAAGGTGGCGCAGAGCGTACCCGATATGCGTGTGCGCTTCTCCACTTCCAATCCCGAGGATATGACGGAGGATATTCTCCACGCAGTAGCCGAGGAGCCGAACCTCTGCAATCATATCCATTTCCCCGCACAGAGCGGCAGCAACAAGGTACTGAAGCTGATGAACAGGAAGTACACCCGTGAGGATTATCTCGAGAAAGTGGCTGCCATCCGTAGGATTATTCCGAACTGCGGACTGACCACTGACATCTTCGTGGGCTATCACGATGAAACCTTGGAAGATCAGGAAATGACGCTTTCATTGGTTCGTGAGTGTGGGTTCGACTCTGCCTTTATGTTCAAGTATTCGGAGCGTCCGGGCACTTATGCGGCGAAGCATCTGCCCGACAATGTTTCCGAGGAAGAGAAAATCCGTCGTCTGAACGAATTAATCAAGTTGCAGACCGAGATTTCAGCCGAACAGAACAGGAAGGATGAGGGAAAGGAGTTCGACATTCTCCTTGAACGCTTCAGCAAACGCAGCCGTGAACAGCTGATGGGACGCACCGAACAGAACAAGGCCGTCATCATTCCGCGCGGCAAGCATCATATCGGCGAGACCGTGCGTGTGAGAATCACGGGTTCAAGCTCGGCCACATTGATAGGCGAGGAAGTGATATAG
- a CDS encoding TonB-dependent receptor domain-containing protein, translated as MYRLISLSLFIVLNTVIAFAQGSVKGRVLDKKTNMGLEFINVVVRKEGDTKIYKGSISDMEGNFIVDGLPNGAYTLTATFLGYKDLERKFTVSASKPDHNFIALYMTEDTKALDEVVVTAQRSEMKLEVDRKTFNVDQQIANAGGAASDVLENIPSVEVDNDGQVSLRGNTSVEVWINGKASGLTSDNRAEILQQLPAESIEKIEVIDNPSAKFSAEGSAGIINIVLKKNRKAGYYGSVQAGADTRGGANSSVNVNYNSSLIDAYVNVGYRHRKNEGGAWSRQTYTNSNTYQNYESVNRSQGNNLFTRAGLTLHATDKDDITLGGMFMLGKRNTDNNTPYHYGSIGAPFDSRVMYRHTMGGGEMRMMHADLGYRHNFSDKHFIDFNASYDRWKPNHEDIYQDSTAYFDANGEPVYSSTPSASYQFRPMRVNSRSMELKLDYENQITNAFKLQAGYQGNFSKENTPQESFVDNTSWYGTNLVEDKDYYNRFIYKNNIHAFYTTATYNAGKFGLMAGLRGEYWKVNTESYSWAQERDATLRGKPFKKDYFQLFPSVFMSYQLTDNDQLQLNYTRRLRRPWGGQLNSFRNTSDATVISYGNPELTPEYSNSFSLNYLRTWTQHSLLVSAYYRPTSDVMERITYRSSADGLMYQTNFNVAKSTSTGLELTAKNKLFRILDLSSSANFYYYKLDGFSFDIDGQTITGAGNSNFTWNARVQASLMLPYDISVQATGNFRSRQTITQGYRKSNGSIDLGLRKSFLNRTLVLSVNCRDLLNSRRWKTYTSSDSFTRQQESWRSGRHVRITLTWNFGNMKKKRDRDRGNDQEEDYGMDSYNGGGEM; from the coding sequence ATGTATAGGCTAATTTCATTATCGCTGTTTATCGTATTAAATACGGTGATAGCATTCGCACAAGGTTCAGTTAAAGGAAGAGTATTGGACAAGAAAACCAATATGGGTTTGGAATTTATCAATGTGGTGGTCCGGAAAGAGGGCGACACAAAGATTTACAAGGGTTCCATATCGGATATGGAGGGCAATTTCATCGTCGATGGTCTGCCCAATGGTGCTTATACGCTCACTGCGACGTTCCTCGGATATAAGGATTTGGAGAGGAAATTCACGGTCTCCGCTTCCAAACCCGACCATAATTTCATCGCGCTTTATATGACCGAAGACACCAAGGCTTTGGACGAAGTGGTGGTTACGGCACAGAGGTCGGAAATGAAACTCGAGGTGGACAGAAAGACGTTCAACGTGGATCAGCAGATTGCAAACGCAGGCGGGGCAGCATCGGACGTGTTGGAAAACATCCCGAGTGTGGAGGTTGATAACGACGGACAGGTGTCTCTGCGCGGCAACACAAGCGTGGAAGTATGGATAAACGGCAAGGCTTCCGGGCTAACGAGCGACAACCGTGCCGAAATTCTGCAACAGTTGCCTGCCGAAAGCATCGAGAAAATCGAGGTAATCGACAATCCTTCCGCCAAGTTCTCGGCAGAAGGATCGGCCGGTATCATCAATATCGTGCTGAAGAAAAACCGGAAAGCAGGTTATTACGGCAGCGTTCAGGCAGGTGCCGACACACGGGGTGGTGCCAATTCATCGGTCAATGTGAATTATAACAGCTCTCTTATCGATGCGTACGTGAATGTAGGATATCGCCATCGTAAGAACGAGGGTGGTGCGTGGAGCCGTCAGACCTATACAAACTCAAACACTTATCAGAATTATGAATCGGTGAACAGAAGTCAGGGAAACAATCTCTTCACCCGTGCCGGGCTTACTTTGCACGCTACCGACAAGGACGACATTACTCTCGGTGGTATGTTTATGCTCGGTAAGCGCAATACGGACAACAACACACCTTATCATTATGGAAGCATCGGTGCGCCGTTCGACTCGCGCGTGATGTACCGCCACACGATGGGTGGAGGAGAAATGCGGATGATGCACGCAGACTTGGGCTACCGTCATAACTTCAGCGACAAGCATTTCATTGACTTCAACGCCAGTTACGACCGTTGGAAGCCTAACCACGAAGACATTTATCAGGACTCTACGGCTTATTTCGATGCGAACGGCGAGCCTGTTTATTCCTCAACTCCTTCAGCATCGTATCAGTTCCGACCGATGCGCGTGAACAGCCGTTCGATGGAACTGAAACTTGATTACGAAAACCAGATTACCAATGCCTTTAAATTGCAGGCAGGCTACCAAGGAAACTTCTCAAAGGAGAATACACCTCAGGAGAGTTTCGTTGATAACACCAGCTGGTATGGCACGAATCTCGTGGAAGACAAGGACTATTACAACAGATTTATCTATAAAAACAATATCCACGCATTCTATACCACAGCCACTTACAACGCCGGCAAGTTCGGTTTGATGGCAGGTTTGCGCGGAGAATACTGGAAAGTGAACACCGAGAGCTACTCTTGGGCACAGGAACGAGACGCAACGCTGCGCGGCAAACCGTTCAAGAAAGACTATTTTCAGCTCTTCCCGAGCGTGTTTATGAGCTATCAGCTTACCGACAACGACCAGTTGCAGCTCAACTATACGCGCCGTCTGCGCCGTCCTTGGGGTGGTCAGCTCAATTCTTTCCGTAACACGAGCGACGCAACGGTTATTTCATACGGTAATCCCGAGCTTACTCCGGAGTACAGCAACTCGTTCTCTCTGAATTATCTCCGCACGTGGACGCAGCATTCGCTGCTCGTATCGGCATACTATCGCCCAACTTCCGACGTGATGGAGCGCATTACGTATCGCAGTTCGGCTGATGGATTGATGTACCAGACTAATTTCAACGTGGCAAAGAGCACATCGACAGGTCTTGAGCTCACGGCAAAGAACAAGCTCTTTCGTATTCTCGACCTCAGTTCATCGGCCAATTTCTATTATTACAAGCTCGACGGCTTCAGTTTCGATATAGACGGACAGACCATTACCGGCGCAGGCAACAGCAATTTCACTTGGAATGCACGTGTTCAGGCGAGCCTGATGCTTCCTTACGACATTTCCGTTCAGGCAACGGGCAATTTCCGCAGTCGTCAGACCATCACGCAGGGCTACCGAAAGTCCAACGGCAGTATCGATCTCGGACTCCGAAAGAGTTTCCTTAACCGTACGCTTGTATTGTCAGTAAACTGTCGTGACCTGCTCAACAGCCGTCGCTGGAAGACCTATACAAGCAGCGATTCCTTTACCCGGCAGCAGGAAAGCTGGCGTTCAGGCCGTCATGTGCGCATCACGCTCACGTGGAACTTCGGCAATATGAAAAAGAAAAGAGACCGCGACCGTGGCAATGATCAGGAAGAGGATTACGGAATGGACTCCTACAATGGCGGAGGAGAAATGTAA
- a CDS encoding ABC transporter ATP-binding protein has translation MKEFIQVLRRFVPPYKKYLVMAVVFNILSALLNIFSFMTLIPMLQILFKVDSGSSATHAMSWSEGSLKEVLSNNADYYTQIIITDWGPTNTLLIIGLALAFMTFLKTGAYFLSSASVIPIRTGVVRDIRNQLYQKITKLSLGFFSEERKGDIIARMSGDVQEIDNSIMASLDMLFKNPILILFYFVTLLLVSWQLTLFTLIFVPFFGWFMGKVGRKLKQNSVTAQALWSDTMSQVEETLGGLRIIKAFCAEGKMKERFDKVNTAYRNDIMKVNIRQQLAHPMSEFLGTLMIIVVLWFGGTLVLGEYPVISGPTFIYYLVILYSILNPLKEFSKAGYNIPKGMASMERVDKILKAEIEIKDPETPHPVSVFEHKIEFRNVSFAYTEDKNESGETVKHWVLRDINLVIPKGKTIALVGQSGSGKSTLLDLIPRYYDVQEGEVLIDGINVKDLGVHDLRQLIGNVNQEAILFNDTFKNNITFGVNADDKAIEEAARIANAHEFIMQNEKGYDTNIGDRGGRLSGGQRQRVSIARAILKNPPILILDEATSALDTESERLVQDALYKLMKTRTTIAVAHRLSTIKNSDEICVLHEGRIVERGTHEELMQMDGYYKKLHDMQEI, from the coding sequence ATGAAGGAATTTATCCAAGTATTGCGCAGATTTGTTCCGCCTTACAAGAAGTATCTTGTTATGGCGGTAGTCTTCAACATTCTGTCGGCGTTGTTGAACATCTTTTCTTTTATGACGCTCATTCCGATGCTTCAGATTCTCTTCAAAGTGGATTCTGGGTCAAGCGCAACGCACGCAATGTCGTGGAGTGAAGGCTCGTTGAAGGAAGTATTGTCAAATAATGCCGATTACTACACGCAGATAATCATTACCGACTGGGGCCCAACCAACACGCTGTTGATTATCGGTCTGGCTCTGGCATTTATGACCTTCCTCAAGACCGGAGCCTATTTCCTTTCCTCGGCTTCGGTTATCCCTATCCGTACAGGCGTTGTGCGCGACATACGCAATCAGCTTTATCAGAAGATTACAAAGCTTTCTCTGGGTTTCTTCAGCGAAGAGCGCAAGGGAGACATCATCGCACGAATGAGCGGCGACGTGCAGGAAATCGACAATTCCATTATGGCTTCCTTGGATATGCTGTTCAAGAACCCGATACTTATCCTGTTCTATTTCGTTACTTTGCTGTTGGTTTCTTGGCAGCTCACGCTCTTCACGCTCATCTTCGTGCCGTTCTTCGGATGGTTTATGGGCAAGGTCGGGCGCAAACTGAAGCAGAACAGTGTTACGGCGCAGGCTCTGTGGAGCGACACAATGAGTCAGGTTGAGGAGACATTGGGCGGACTTCGCATCATCAAAGCCTTTTGTGCGGAAGGCAAAATGAAGGAGCGTTTCGATAAAGTGAACACGGCTTACCGAAACGATATAATGAAAGTGAACATCCGTCAGCAGCTCGCTCATCCTATGAGTGAGTTTCTCGGAACGCTGATGATTATCGTTGTGTTGTGGTTTGGAGGCACTTTGGTGTTGGGAGAATACCCCGTTATCAGCGGACCTACGTTTATTTACTATCTCGTAATCCTTTACAGCATCCTTAATCCTCTGAAGGAGTTTTCAAAAGCAGGCTACAATATCCCGAAAGGTATGGCTTCGATGGAGCGTGTGGACAAGATATTGAAGGCCGAGATTGAGATAAAGGACCCTGAAACGCCTCATCCTGTCAGCGTATTCGAGCACAAAATAGAATTCCGCAACGTAAGTTTTGCCTACACGGAAGACAAGAATGAGAGCGGAGAAACGGTAAAACATTGGGTTTTGCGTGACATCAACCTCGTAATTCCCAAAGGAAAGACCATCGCTTTGGTGGGACAGAGCGGCAGCGGAAAGTCTACTTTGCTCGATCTTATCCCACGTTACTACGACGTTCAAGAGGGAGAAGTGCTCATTGACGGCATCAACGTGAAGGATTTGGGCGTACACGATTTGCGGCAGTTGATAGGAAACGTGAATCAGGAGGCTATTCTGTTCAACGATACTTTCAAAAACAACATCACGTTTGGCGTGAATGCCGACGACAAAGCCATTGAAGAGGCTGCAAGAATAGCCAATGCGCACGAGTTCATAATGCAGAACGAGAAGGGTTACGACACGAATATCGGCGACCGGGGCGGCCGTTTGTCGGGCGGACAGCGACAGCGCGTGAGCATTGCCCGTGCCATTCTGAAGAATCCTCCGATACTCATACTCGATGAGGCTACGTCTGCACTGGATACGGAGAGCGAACGCCTCGTACAGGACGCTCTTTACAAGCTGATGAAGACGCGGACGACCATCGCCGTGGCTCACAGGCTTTCCACCATCAAGAACTCTGATGAAATCTGCGTGCTGCACGAAGGACGGATTGTCGAGCGCGGCACGCACGAAGAACTGATGCAGATGGACGGTTACTACAAGAAGCTGCACGATATGCAGGAAATATAG
- a CDS encoding ADP-ribosylglycohydrolase family protein, with amino-acid sequence MLGAIIGDIAGSRFEFRAAPQKDFELFTDQCSYTDDTICTVAIADAVLNHRDYQEALLDWCRRYPDPMGGYGNCFYDWIHSRNPQPMNSFGNGSAMRVSPIGWLFTDWQDVIGEAKKSAEVSHNHPEGIKGAQCTAEVICWLRYMRYTKPDIERKVEKFYGYELPPMKDILKIGAQGHFDGTCQETVPMALRCFMDANDFEETIRMAVLCDGDTDTKACIAGSIAEAYYEIPEWMIEKAFSYLPDDMLAILEQFYDAIRVDINK; translated from the coding sequence ATGCTTGGAGCAATCATCGGGGACATTGCAGGCTCACGCTTTGAATTTAGAGCTGCACCACAGAAAGATTTTGAATTATTCACAGACCAGTGTTCATACACCGACGATACGATTTGTACCGTCGCCATTGCTGATGCCGTATTGAACCACCGCGACTATCAGGAGGCATTACTGGACTGGTGCCGGCGTTATCCTGACCCTATGGGCGGTTACGGCAACTGTTTCTACGACTGGATACATTCGCGGAATCCTCAGCCGATGAACTCATTCGGCAACGGCTCGGCTATGCGTGTGAGTCCCATCGGATGGCTGTTTACGGATTGGCAGGACGTTATCGGGGAGGCAAAGAAGAGTGCCGAAGTGAGCCACAACCACCCCGAAGGCATCAAGGGAGCGCAATGCACGGCAGAGGTTATCTGCTGGTTGCGGTATATGCGCTATACGAAACCCGACATTGAAAGGAAAGTGGAAAAGTTCTATGGCTACGAACTTCCTCCGATGAAGGACATTCTGAAGATAGGCGCACAAGGACACTTCGACGGAACCTGTCAGGAAACCGTCCCGATGGCGTTGCGCTGCTTTATGGATGCCAACGACTTCGAGGAAACCATCCGTATGGCCGTGCTCTGCGACGGCGACACCGACACCAAGGCGTGCATTGCCGGCTCGATTGCCGAGGCTTATTATGAGATTCCCGAATGGATGATTGAAAAGGCATTCAGCTATCTTCCCGACGATATGCTCGCCATTCTGGAGCAGTTCTACGATGCCATACGGGTAGATATAAACAAATAA
- a CDS encoding LTA synthase family protein, with translation MRFSDRKNIFNVSLKPVSALIINLILAYFVYFIARLAYLFENYSAFSEGLSFAHLLRMFGGGLKFDTTAIVYSNALYILLMLLPLWMKETKAYHKVCRWIFVVANSLCLALNLADSVYFPFTLRRTTTSVFREFGNENNIAGIIGTEFLNHWYLVLLFIVLTWAMYKLYKMPKTTLFDFNTARRRWQFAGINFAALALAVVFCVGGARGGLQSGVRPITINNANEYVNRPVECALVLNTPFALMRTIGKSVFKVPDYYSSIEESAKVFNPIKQPLAGSVPNKKNIVILIVESFGREYIGAFNRQLEGGKYKGYTPNVDKLIAKSCVFEYSYANGHKSIDGMPSVLSSIPMFIEPFVLTPSSMNEYTGIPGYLARWGYQTAFFHGANRGSMGFLAFANKIGFRDYYGRQDYSADKRFGGDKDFDGNWGIWDEPFLQYYCTKMGEMKQPFMTAVFTVSSHHPFVVPEQYKDTYKGGSLPIHKCIQYTDMAIGKFFESAAKQPWFKNTVFFLVSDHTNQSSHQQYKTDIGEFSAPFIIYDPSGQIQPGMRKGIAQQIDILPTVMGILGYDKPYLSFGCDLLRTQAQDTYALNYINGVYQYTKNGYTLQFDGTKVTGIYKLSDLLMEHNLVDKVPEQAQMEKEIKAIIHQYMYRMVNDKLEAK, from the coding sequence ATGAGATTTTCTGATAGAAAGAATATTTTCAACGTATCACTGAAGCCAGTATCAGCATTGATTATCAATCTGATACTGGCTTATTTTGTTTATTTTATCGCCCGACTGGCCTATCTGTTTGAGAATTACAGTGCCTTTTCGGAGGGACTTTCGTTCGCACATCTGCTGCGGATGTTCGGTGGAGGACTGAAGTTCGACACCACAGCCATCGTTTACAGCAATGCGCTTTACATTCTCCTGATGCTCCTGCCGTTATGGATGAAGGAAACAAAGGCGTATCATAAGGTTTGCCGATGGATTTTCGTTGTGGCAAACAGCCTTTGCCTCGCCTTGAATCTCGCCGATTCGGTTTATTTCCCCTTCACTTTGCGACGCACCACGACGAGCGTTTTCCGTGAATTTGGCAATGAAAACAACATTGCAGGCATCATCGGAACCGAATTTCTGAACCATTGGTATCTCGTTCTTCTCTTCATTGTCCTCACGTGGGCGATGTATAAGCTCTACAAGATGCCTAAGACAACGCTCTTCGACTTCAATACCGCACGCCGTCGGTGGCAGTTTGCCGGCATCAACTTCGCAGCCTTGGCACTCGCAGTAGTCTTCTGCGTGGGCGGAGCACGTGGTGGATTGCAGAGTGGCGTGCGTCCGATCACTATCAACAATGCCAATGAATACGTAAACCGACCCGTGGAGTGCGCCCTCGTACTCAACACTCCCTTTGCCCTGATGCGAACCATCGGAAAGAGCGTGTTCAAAGTGCCCGATTACTATTCGTCAATAGAAGAATCGGCAAAAGTTTTCAATCCTATAAAACAGCCCTTGGCAGGCTCTGTCCCCAACAAGAAGAACATAGTAATCCTCATCGTCGAGAGCTTCGGACGCGAATACATCGGTGCGTTCAACAGGCAGTTGGAAGGAGGAAAATACAAAGGCTATACGCCCAACGTGGACAAGCTCATCGCGAAGAGCTGCGTATTTGAATATTCCTATGCCAACGGACACAAGAGTATAGACGGTATGCCGTCCGTGCTTTCCAGTATTCCGATGTTCATAGAGCCTTTTGTGCTCACGCCGTCGTCGATGAACGAATACACGGGAATACCCGGCTATCTCGCCCGATGGGGCTATCAGACGGCCTTTTTCCACGGTGCCAACCGAGGCTCGATGGGGTTTCTGGCTTTCGCCAACAAGATAGGTTTCCGAGATTATTACGGCAGACAGGATTACAGTGCCGACAAGCGTTTCGGAGGCGACAAGGATTTCGACGGCAACTGGGGCATCTGGGACGAGCCTTTCCTGCAATACTACTGCACGAAGATGGGCGAAATGAAGCAGCCTTTTATGACAGCCGTCTTCACGGTGTCGAGCCATCATCCCTTTGTTGTGCCCGAACAGTACAAGGATACTTACAAAGGCGGCAGCCTTCCTATTCATAAATGCATCCAGTACACGGATATGGCAATCGGAAAGTTCTTTGAATCGGCGGCAAAGCAGCCGTGGTTCAAGAACACAGTGTTCTTCCTTGTGAGCGACCATACGAACCAGAGCAGCCACCAGCAGTACAAAACCGACATAGGAGAGTTTTCGGCACCCTTCATTATCTATGATCCTTCGGGGCAGATACAGCCCGGAATGCGCAAGGGCATCGCACAGCAGATAGACATTCTCCCCACGGTAATGGGCATCCTCGGCTACGACAAGCCGTATCTCTCCTTCGGTTGCGACCTGCTTCGCACACAGGCACAGGACACTTACGCCCTCAACTACATCAACGGCGTCTATCAATACACCAAGAACGGCTACACATTGCAGTTCGACGGCACCAAGGTTACGGGCATCTACAAGCTCTCCGACCTGCTGATGGAGCATAATCTTGTGGACAAAGTGCCTGAACAGGCGCAGATGGAAAAGGAAATCAAGGCGATTATTCATCAGTATATGTACAGAATGGTAAACGACAAGCTCGAGGCAAAGTAG